The DNA segment GCGGCGACCATGGCGCGCGCGTCGAGCGCGAGGTCCTCCAGGGAGCTGTCCGTCAGGCTGCCGGAGGATCCGCCGACGCCGCGGTCGTCGCAGCGCAGCGTGGCCATGCCCTGGCGGGTGAGGTGGTCCGCGAGCACCAGGAAGGGCTTGTGGCCCGAGTGGGTCTGGTCCCGGTCGTTGGGGCCGGCCACCGTGAGCAGGACCGCGCCCGGCGCCGCCGCGGCGTCCATCGGGCGCGTGAGCGTGCACGCCAGACGGGCCCCCTGTCCCTCCACCGTGCGCTCCTCCACCGTGTAGGGGAACGGGGGGACGGGCGTCTGGGCGCGCAGGCCCGAGCGGGGCTGCGGGGCCGGCGGTTCCTGGGCCAGGGCGGGAAGGGTCGTCAGGGCCGCTGCCACGAGGGCCGGAAGGGCCACATGGACAGTTCGCGGGCGTGGGACGGGCATCGGCGGCGGTCCCGGGGTTGAAATTAGACCCAAAACACTATGATAGTCTAATATGAACGATATCCCGCCCACCAGGGAGGGGATCGGGCTGGACGCGTCCGGCGCCCCCGAGTCCCTCAACCCGCCCCGGCAGGCTCGGAGCCGGGCCACGCTCGAGCGCATCCTGACCGCGACCCGAACGCTCCTCGAGGAGCGCGAGTTCGCCGACATCACGGTCGACGACATCGTGCAGGGGGCGTCCTCGTCGAAGGGCTCGTTCTACCACCGCTTCGCCGACAAGGAGGCGCTCCTGGTCCATCTGCTCCGGGAGGAGCACGAGGCCGCGACACGCGCGTGGACCGAGACGCTGGCGGTCGAACGCTGGGAGGGGCGTGCAGCCCAGGATCTGCTGGACGCGTTCATCGACCACCTGCTCGGGATCTACAGCCGGCGCGCGC comes from the Gemmatimonadota bacterium genome and includes:
- a CDS encoding TetR/AcrR family transcriptional regulator — encoded protein: MNDIPPTREGIGLDASGAPESLNPPRQARSRATLERILTATRTLLEEREFADITVDDIVQGASSSKGSFYHRFADKEALLVHLLREEHEAATRAWTETLAVERWEGRAAQDLLDAFIDHLLGIYSRRAPLMRAYAGSLSLGAEEVRALSGRLNRHVLAQLRAALASTADGAAHPDPARATAFVVTALLALMPALFLGADADLVPEPLPRDVLEQEIRRLVRRYLLRGDEHGA